One genomic segment of Clostridium saccharoperbutylacetonicum N1-4(HMT) includes these proteins:
- a CDS encoding U32 family peptidase has protein sequence MKIVAGLGCIDDYLTLVKAGVDEVFCGYVPYEWNKKYGSLFPLNRREVLYYNVQINSFEDMKILKKMMDRYKVPVNITFNYLYYLEEQYEMIAKMIKALIDIGFYEFIIADLALILYLKENGIKCSIHLSGECVELNRLSVDFFNKFDISRYIFHRKNSIEDMKACIEDNKDKNIEYEAFILNERCHYTGAFCNSLHCDEMIHLCKMPYKLTKENKFANNFKEVDQKLEAYMESDYDIVDEMEDSDVLGGTGCGLCSLQKMKIAGVTHLKVVGRGNSVDNMKRDVEDLRKALSILEDLEECEAFEEKMKDKLFCNKCSGSCYY, from the coding sequence ATGAAGATAGTAGCAGGCTTAGGATGTATTGACGATTATTTAACTTTGGTAAAAGCAGGAGTGGATGAAGTATTTTGTGGATATGTTCCATACGAGTGGAATAAAAAATATGGTAGTTTATTTCCTTTAAATAGGAGAGAAGTACTTTACTATAATGTTCAAATAAATTCTTTTGAGGATATGAAAATACTTAAAAAAATGATGGATAGATACAAAGTTCCAGTAAATATAACATTTAATTATTTGTATTACCTAGAAGAACAATATGAAATGATAGCTAAAATGATAAAAGCTTTGATAGATATTGGATTCTATGAGTTTATTATAGCAGACCTTGCACTTATATTATATTTAAAAGAAAACGGGATAAAATGTTCAATTCATTTAAGTGGGGAATGTGTTGAACTTAATCGTCTTTCTGTTGATTTTTTTAATAAATTTGATATATCACGTTATATATTTCATAGGAAAAATTCCATTGAAGATATGAAAGCATGTATAGAAGATAATAAAGATAAAAATATTGAGTATGAGGCATTTATTTTAAATGAGAGATGTCATTATACAGGAGCTTTTTGCAACTCTCTACATTGTGATGAGATGATTCATTTATGCAAAATGCCATATAAGTTAACTAAAGAAAATAAATTTGCTAATAATTTTAAGGAAGTTGATCAAAAACTTGAAGCTTATATGGAAAGTGATTATGACATAGTAGATGAAATGGAAGATTCAGATGTACTTGGTGGTACTGGTTGTGGATTATGTTCTTTACAAAAAATGAAAATTGCTGGTGTTACACATTTAAAAGTTGTTGGAAGAGGGAATTCTGTTGATAATATGAAAAGAGATGTGGAAGATTTAAGAAAAGCATTAAGCATACTTGAAGATCTTGAAGAGTGTGAAGCTTTTGAAGAAAAAATGAAAGATAAACTATTTTGTAATAAGTGTAGTGGTTCATGTTATTATTAA
- a CDS encoding QueT transporter family protein — MNNNNKTVQRVVKTAIIAALYAAITVALAPISYGPIQFRVSEIMVLLAIFDPFYIGGLTIGCFIANMLGPNGVMDIVFGTLATFISVYAISLTGKFVKNTKVSLLVASLWPTVFNGLIVGWMLYYVYEFPLLLSIGEVAVGEFVIVTIVGVPVIKLIQNKYHGLSVKYN; from the coding sequence GTGAATAATAATAATAAAACAGTACAGAGAGTAGTAAAAACAGCTATAATAGCTGCACTTTATGCAGCAATAACAGTTGCATTGGCTCCAATTAGTTATGGACCTATACAATTTAGAGTATCAGAGATAATGGTATTATTAGCAATATTTGACCCATTCTACATCGGAGGGCTTACAATTGGATGCTTTATTGCAAATATGCTAGGACCAAATGGCGTAATGGATATAGTATTTGGTACTTTAGCAACATTTATTAGTGTTTATGCTATTTCGCTTACAGGAAAGTTTGTTAAGAATACAAAAGTATCATTATTAGTGGCATCACTTTGGCCAACAGTGTTTAATGGTTTAATAGTTGGTTGGATGCTTTACTATGTTTATGAGTTTCCCCTTTTACTATCGATTGGAGAAGTTGCAGTTGGTGAATTTGTAATTGTAACAATAGTTGGAGTACCAGTTATAAAGTTGATACAAAATAAATATCATGGATTATCTGTAAAATATAATTAA
- a CDS encoding serine hydrolase domain-containing protein encodes MIKKFIIYIVALTIVIVLLLNGCSSNEPNEAKALRESSNGINKYTQSKIIEYIDNYSKDYEFSGSILITEGSTILFDKAFGMADYDNNIENTTQTQFEIASITKQFTATAILMLQEKNLLSVQDPISKYIPDYPKGDEIKICNLLDHTSGIPDYVDSIGNVESGEQVYTLEELISLFKDEPLEFEVGTDFKYSNSNYILLGYIIEKVSQKNYKEYIEENILKPLSLNSTGFLSNGNDMKNKAIGYAEIINSQNQYEKSIDTEGSFIASAGEMYSTVEDLYRWEEALYSEKIINKQSLNEMFTPNLSDYGYGWFIDESTLGNKSISHGGDLPGYTSYVKRNLDKRYLVIILSNRDDDPYVNYIATGVTKILENK; translated from the coding sequence ATGATAAAAAAATTTATAATATATATTGTAGCGCTAACAATCGTGATAGTGCTACTGCTTAATGGGTGTTCAAGCAATGAACCTAATGAGGCAAAAGCGCTAAGAGAAAGTTCTAACGGAATTAATAAGTATACTCAGTCAAAGATAATAGAATATATTGATAATTATTCTAAAGACTATGAATTTAGTGGTTCAATTCTTATTACAGAAGGAAGTACTATATTATTTGATAAAGCCTTTGGAATGGCAGATTATGATAATAATATTGAAAATACTACGCAGACTCAGTTTGAAATTGCTTCTATAACAAAACAATTTACAGCAACAGCAATTTTAATGCTTCAAGAAAAGAATTTATTAAGTGTTCAAGATCCTATTAGCAAATACATTCCAGATTACCCAAAAGGAGATGAAATAAAGATTTGCAATCTTCTTGATCATACTTCTGGAATTCCAGATTATGTTGATTCAATTGGGAATGTTGAAAGTGGAGAGCAGGTATACACTTTAGAAGAACTTATAAGTCTATTTAAAGATGAACCTCTTGAGTTTGAGGTTGGAACGGATTTTAAGTATAGTAATTCTAATTACATATTACTCGGATATATAATAGAAAAAGTATCCCAAAAAAATTATAAAGAATATATAGAAGAAAACATACTTAAGCCTTTGAGTTTGAATAGTACAGGATTTTTAAGTAATGGAAATGATATGAAAAACAAGGCTATTGGTTACGCTGAAATAATTAATAGCCAAAATCAATATGAAAAGTCAATTGATACTGAGGGATCTTTTATAGCATCAGCTGGGGAAATGTACTCAACTGTTGAAGATTTGTACAGGTGGGAAGAAGCATTATATTCAGAAAAAATAATTAATAAACAATCCCTAAATGAAATGTTTACTCCTAATTTATCAGATTATGGATATGGATGGTTTATCGATGAAAGTACTTTAGGAAATAAAAGTATTTCTCATGGTGGAGATTTACCAGGATATACTTCATATGTAAAGAGAAACCTTGATAAAAGGTATTTAGTTATTATATTAAGTAATAGAGATGATGATCCTTATGTAAATTATATAGCTACAGGAGTAACAAAAATTTTAGAAAATAAATAA
- a CDS encoding amino acid permease, whose protein sequence is MEQSKSNNQNLSRGLKNRHVQLLAIGGAIGTGLFLGSGRSIHLAGPSILFAYMITGIICFFVMRALGELLLSNLNYHSFVDFVYDYLGERAAFITGWTYWFCWISLAMADVTAAGLYIQYWFPNVAQWVPSLMILVILLIMNLTAVKLFGEMEFWFALIKVIAILALIVIGTFMIIKGFSTDAGASSFANLWSNGGLFPNGINGFILSFQMVVFAFTGIELVGLTAGETEDPERVIPKAINNIPIRIIIFYVGALFVIMSIYPWNSINPEKSPFVQVFSAVGIAAAASIVNFVVLTSAASACNSGIFSTSRMVYSLAKEGNAPESMKKLTSTQVPSNATVFSAIVILISVVLNYIMPEGVFVLITSISTFCFIFIWAIIVICHIKYRKTKPELAAKNKFKMPFYPVINYIILVFFAFVLVTLALNNETRVALFVTPAWFIMLALIYNVAKSKKKNEEVVMSKQI, encoded by the coding sequence ATGGAACAATCAAAATCAAACAATCAAAATTTATCAAGAGGTCTTAAAAATCGTCACGTGCAACTACTTGCAATCGGTGGAGCAATAGGAACAGGACTTTTTCTTGGTTCTGGAAGGTCCATTCACTTAGCTGGACCATCTATTTTATTTGCTTATATGATAACTGGAATAATTTGTTTCTTTGTTATGCGTGCCCTTGGGGAATTGCTACTTTCTAATTTAAATTACCATTCTTTTGTTGACTTTGTATATGATTATTTAGGTGAAAGAGCAGCCTTTATTACAGGATGGACTTATTGGTTCTGTTGGATTTCACTCGCTATGGCAGATGTAACAGCTGCTGGACTTTATATACAATATTGGTTTCCAAATGTGGCACAATGGGTTCCAAGTCTTATGATTCTTGTAATATTATTAATTATGAATCTTACAGCTGTAAAATTATTTGGTGAAATGGAATTTTGGTTTGCACTAATTAAAGTTATTGCAATTTTAGCATTAATTGTAATTGGTACCTTTATGATTATTAAGGGCTTTTCTACAGATGCTGGTGCATCAAGCTTTGCAAATCTTTGGAGTAATGGAGGCTTGTTTCCAAATGGAATAAATGGATTTATACTTTCATTTCAAATGGTGGTATTTGCTTTTACTGGAATAGAATTAGTTGGTTTAACAGCTGGAGAAACTGAAGACCCAGAACGTGTTATTCCTAAAGCTATTAACAATATTCCAATTAGAATAATTATTTTCTATGTTGGAGCACTTTTTGTTATTATGAGCATATACCCTTGGAATTCAATCAATCCAGAAAAAAGTCCATTTGTACAAGTGTTTTCAGCAGTAGGAATAGCAGCAGCAGCAAGTATTGTAAATTTTGTTGTATTAACTTCAGCAGCTTCTGCATGTAACAGTGGAATTTTTAGTACAAGCAGAATGGTATACTCTCTTGCTAAAGAAGGGAATGCTCCTGAATCTATGAAAAAATTAACTTCTACTCAAGTACCTTCTAATGCTACAGTATTTTCTGCAATTGTTATTTTAATTTCAGTTGTTTTGAATTATATTATGCCTGAAGGCGTGTTTGTATTAATAACAAGTATATCAACATTTTGTTTTATATTTATTTGGGCAATTATCGTGATTTGCCATATTAAATATCGCAAAACTAAACCTGAACTTGCAGCTAAGAATAAATTTAAAATGCCGTTTTATCCAGTTATTAACTATATAATTTTAGTATTTTTTGCTTTTGTCCTTGTTACATTAGCACTTAATAATGAAACGCGCGTAGCATTATTTGTAACGCCCGCATGGTTTATAATGCTTGCATTAATATATAATGTAGCTAAATCAAAAAAGAAAAATGAAGAAGTAGTTATGTCAAAACAAATATAA